A region from the Microcella frigidaquae genome encodes:
- a CDS encoding dihydrofolate reductase family protein, producing the protein MHAASGTETPRLHRVLPAGPTITLTDPDARSALLDSYRLNDPAWLRLTLVATLDGRAAGGDGTSESLTSRVDRTVLGVVRELADAVLVGAESLRREPGLVPRARPLVVLSASGHLGAPRTAPSRPGAPSLLVATTAAGARRLADERPEAEAIVLTPDDTGRLPLAAVIDVLRDRGLRRIAAEGGPRVAGALLRAELVDEVCLTLMPLLGGAELPLLGGDLDGLGDQPLSRLRLRQLLADDAGALYGRWSTH; encoded by the coding sequence ATGCACGCGGCATCCGGAACCGAGACCCCGCGCCTGCATCGCGTGCTGCCGGCCGGGCCGACGATCACCCTGACCGATCCGGATGCCCGCTCCGCTCTGCTCGACAGCTACCGGCTCAACGACCCCGCGTGGCTGCGGCTCACGCTCGTCGCGACCCTCGACGGCCGCGCTGCCGGCGGCGACGGCACCTCGGAGTCGCTCACCTCGCGCGTCGACCGCACGGTGCTCGGCGTGGTGCGCGAACTGGCCGACGCGGTGCTGGTGGGGGCGGAGAGCCTGCGGCGCGAGCCCGGCCTCGTCCCCCGCGCCCGACCGCTCGTCGTGCTCTCGGCCAGCGGGCACCTCGGTGCCCCGCGCACCGCGCCGTCCCGTCCCGGGGCTCCCTCGCTGCTCGTCGCGACCACGGCGGCGGGCGCGCGGCGCCTCGCGGACGAGCGCCCCGAGGCCGAGGCCATCGTGCTGACGCCCGACGACACGGGTCGACTGCCGCTCGCGGCGGTGATCGACGTGCTGCGCGACCGCGGGCTGCGCCGGATCGCCGCCGAAGGCGGTCCCCGGGTGGCGGGCGCCCTGCTGCGGGCGGAGCTCGTCGACGAGGTCTGCCTGACGCTCATGCCGCTGCTCGGCGGGGCGGAGCTGCCGCTGCTGGGCGGAGACCTCGACGGGCTGGGAGATCAGCCGCTCAGCCGGCTGCGGCTCCGCCAGCTGCTGGCCGACGACGCGGGCGCGCTGTACGGCCGGTGGTCGACGCACTGA
- the nhaA gene encoding Na+/H+ antiporter NhaA, whose amino-acid sequence MASQPAVSAPLTEPARRYRESLWIERILRRETVGGFLLLAATVLALIAANTGLAESYVGLRSTYLEISFGAFSWEISVGKFAADALLAIFFFLAGLELKREFVAGELRDPRKALVPVVAAVGGVVVPAIIFLAIVRAEGPEVVRGWAIPVATDIAFALAVLAVVGTALPIALRTFLLTLAVVDDLIAITIIAFFYTTDLQPVFLLASLIGVAVYGLIVQRFQDFFRERETAAWFVLLPLGVLVWFFMFESGVHATVAGVLLAFTVPVRARGGDADGLGERMGLAEIFEHRYRPLSAGIAVPVFAFFSAGVAVGGWDGLVEAVTSPLALGIIVGLVVGKTVGITVATWLVTRIPGVSLPRGVAWIDLVGLALLAGMGFTVSLLINELSFGQGTPLDDVGKVGILLGSLIAALLAVALLGGRNRHYRRRVAEDAVDADGDGIPDIYDEDRANA is encoded by the coding sequence ATGGCGTCTCAGCCTGCTGTCTCCGCCCCGTTGACCGAGCCCGCGCGCCGCTACCGCGAGTCGCTCTGGATCGAGCGCATCCTTCGCCGCGAGACCGTCGGGGGCTTCCTGCTGCTGGCCGCCACCGTGCTGGCGCTCATCGCCGCGAACACGGGGCTGGCGGAGAGCTACGTCGGACTGCGTTCGACGTATCTCGAGATCTCCTTCGGCGCCTTCTCCTGGGAGATCTCGGTCGGCAAGTTCGCGGCCGACGCGCTGCTCGCCATCTTCTTCTTCCTGGCCGGGCTCGAGCTCAAGCGCGAGTTCGTGGCGGGGGAGCTGCGCGACCCGCGCAAGGCCCTCGTGCCGGTGGTCGCGGCCGTCGGGGGCGTGGTCGTCCCCGCGATCATCTTCCTGGCGATCGTCCGGGCGGAGGGCCCGGAGGTGGTCCGCGGCTGGGCGATCCCGGTCGCGACCGACATCGCCTTCGCGCTCGCGGTGCTCGCCGTGGTCGGCACGGCACTGCCGATCGCCCTGCGCACCTTCCTGCTGACCCTCGCGGTGGTGGACGACCTCATCGCGATCACGATCATCGCGTTCTTCTACACGACCGACCTCCAGCCGGTCTTCCTGCTCGCCTCGCTGATCGGCGTCGCGGTCTACGGGCTGATCGTGCAGCGGTTCCAGGACTTCTTCCGCGAGCGCGAGACGGCAGCGTGGTTCGTGCTGCTGCCGCTGGGCGTCCTGGTCTGGTTCTTCATGTTCGAGTCGGGGGTGCACGCCACGGTCGCCGGCGTGCTGCTGGCGTTCACGGTGCCGGTGCGCGCGCGGGGCGGCGACGCCGACGGGCTCGGCGAGCGGATGGGCCTGGCCGAGATCTTCGAGCACCGCTACCGTCCGCTCAGCGCGGGCATCGCCGTTCCGGTCTTCGCGTTCTTCTCGGCCGGTGTCGCGGTCGGCGGCTGGGACGGACTGGTCGAGGCCGTCACGAGCCCGCTCGCGCTCGGCATCATCGTCGGGCTCGTGGTCGGAAAAACGGTGGGCATCACGGTGGCCACCTGGCTCGTCACGCGCATCCCGGGCGTCTCGCTGCCGCGGGGGGTGGCGTGGATCGACCTCGTGGGGCTCGCGCTGCTCGCGGGCATGGGCTTCACCGTCTCCCTCCTGATCAACGAGCTGAGCTTCGGGCAGGGCACGCCCCTCGACGATGTGGGCAAGGTGGGCATTCTGCTCGGGTCGCTCATCGCAGCCCTGCTTGCGGTCGCCCTGCTCGGCGGCCGCAACCGCCACTACCGGCGCCGCGTCGCCGAGGACGCGGTCGACGCGGACGGCGACGGCATCCCCGACATCTACGACGAGGACCGAGCGAATGCTTAA
- a CDS encoding glycosyltransferase family 2 protein, with product MAPGGEAAARVADSEAFADLLLRSGLVSPENLAFARRVKERTGAHIDEVLISQGLLDSESLLLAEAHAWGVHPIDLEAVKFDDAVVRRFPGQTYLAENWMPIRRNDAGVIFIATARGVAPERVAHIRALLGGAEVQFVATTSWDIKNACLRLFRSEIADEAANELWRQNPMMSARITFSRSQKVLGAVLAVGILLAAVLRPLETGIGALTVLSLVFLAGTSFKFIVAMRGARYDVVERITTAQVHALDDRDLPRYTVLVPVFREANIVGQLIRNLGGLDYPTEKLEVLILIEEEDAETLAAVEASNPPPHFRVVTIPKGQPQTKPRACNVGLYFATGEYLVIYDAEDTPDPDQLKKAVVAFRRGGDDMVCVQASLNYFNDSENALTRMFTLEYSYWFDYMLAGLDYGDLPIPLGGTSNHFRTSALIELGGWDPYNVTEDADLGIRASALGYRIGVINSTTMEEANTSIPNFIRQRSRWIKGYMQTTLVHARQPVALIRQIGLRRFLSFVLLIAGTPATFLGVIPFYVVTAITIALPVNALAELFPVWLLWLTLLNFVFGNVIMIYLSMMGPYKRGTFHLVLWALLNPVYWLLHSIASYKGLWQLLTKPHYWEKTEHGLTTHVQHD from the coding sequence ATGGCTCCGGGGGGAGAGGCCGCCGCGCGCGTGGCCGACAGCGAGGCATTCGCCGATCTGCTGCTGCGTTCGGGACTCGTGTCGCCGGAGAACCTCGCATTCGCCCGTCGGGTGAAGGAACGCACCGGCGCCCACATCGACGAGGTGCTGATCAGCCAGGGGCTTCTCGACTCCGAGAGCCTGCTGCTCGCGGAGGCCCACGCCTGGGGCGTGCATCCCATCGATCTGGAGGCCGTCAAGTTCGACGATGCCGTCGTGCGCCGATTCCCGGGCCAGACCTACCTCGCCGAGAACTGGATGCCCATCCGCCGTAACGACGCCGGCGTGATCTTCATCGCCACGGCCCGCGGCGTCGCCCCCGAGCGTGTCGCGCACATCCGCGCGCTGCTCGGCGGGGCGGAGGTGCAGTTCGTCGCCACGACCTCCTGGGACATCAAGAACGCCTGCCTGCGGCTGTTCCGCTCCGAGATCGCCGACGAGGCGGCGAACGAGCTGTGGCGGCAGAACCCGATGATGTCGGCGCGCATCACGTTCAGCCGGTCGCAGAAGGTGCTCGGCGCGGTGCTCGCGGTGGGCATCCTGCTCGCGGCGGTGCTGCGCCCCCTGGAGACCGGGATCGGCGCGCTCACCGTGCTGAGCCTGGTCTTCCTCGCCGGTACGAGCTTCAAGTTCATCGTCGCCATGCGCGGGGCGCGTTACGACGTCGTCGAGCGCATCACCACCGCGCAGGTGCACGCGCTCGATGACCGCGATCTCCCGCGCTACACGGTGCTCGTCCCGGTGTTCCGCGAGGCGAACATCGTCGGGCAGCTGATCCGCAACCTCGGCGGTCTCGACTACCCGACCGAGAAGCTCGAGGTGCTCATCCTGATCGAGGAGGAGGACGCCGAGACCCTCGCCGCGGTCGAGGCCTCGAATCCGCCGCCGCACTTCCGCGTCGTGACGATCCCGAAGGGGCAGCCGCAGACGAAGCCACGCGCCTGCAACGTGGGCCTCTACTTCGCCACCGGCGAGTACCTCGTCATCTACGACGCGGAGGACACTCCCGACCCGGACCAGCTCAAGAAGGCCGTCGTCGCCTTCCGGCGCGGCGGCGACGACATGGTCTGCGTGCAGGCCTCGCTGAACTACTTCAACGACTCCGAGAACGCCCTGACGCGGATGTTCACGCTCGAGTACAGCTACTGGTTCGACTACATGCTGGCCGGCCTGGACTACGGCGACCTGCCGATCCCGCTCGGCGGCACGTCGAACCACTTCCGCACCTCGGCGCTCATCGAGCTCGGCGGCTGGGACCCGTACAACGTGACCGAGGACGCCGACCTGGGCATCCGCGCGAGCGCTCTCGGCTACCGCATCGGCGTCATCAACTCGACGACGATGGAGGAGGCGAACACCTCGATCCCGAACTTCATCCGGCAGCGCTCGCGCTGGATCAAGGGCTACATGCAGACCACGCTGGTGCACGCCCGGCAGCCGGTGGCCCTGATCCGGCAGATCGGTCTGCGTCGGTTCCTGAGCTTCGTGCTGCTGATCGCGGGCACCCCTGCGACGTTCCTCGGCGTGATCCCGTTCTACGTCGTCACGGCCATCACGATCGCGCTCCCCGTGAACGCCCTCGCCGAGCTCTTCCCGGTCTGGCTGCTCTGGCTGACCCTGCTGAACTTCGTGTTCGGCAACGTGATCATGATCTACCTCTCGATGATGGGCCCGTACAAGCGCGGCACGTTCCACCTCGTGCTGTGGGCGCTGCTCAACCCGGTGTACTGGCTGCTGCACTCGATCGCCTCGTACAAGGGCCTCTGGCAGCTGCTCACGAAGCCGCACTACTGGGAGAAGACCGAGCACGGACTGACGACGCATGTCCAGCACGACTGA
- the pdxY gene encoding pyridoxal kinase PdxY yields MKVLSIQSAVAYGHVGNSAAVFPLQRIGVEVMPVYTVNFSNHTGYGAWRGPLIAPDDVREVITGIEERGAFPQIDVILSGYQGSEGIADVILDAVARIKAANPAAIYACDPVMGNAKSGCFVAPAIPVLLRERVVPAADLITPNQFELGYLTGTEPDTLESTLASVDLARAMGPRTVLVTSVERPDREEGTLEMLAVDDQGAWIVTTPQLPMKANGSGDVTAALFTAHYRRTGDAADALARTASSVFDLLTATLESGERELQLVESQEAYAHPRLQFAVRQVR; encoded by the coding sequence GTGAAGGTGCTCTCCATCCAGTCCGCCGTCGCCTACGGGCACGTCGGCAACTCCGCGGCCGTGTTTCCCCTGCAGCGCATCGGTGTCGAGGTCATGCCGGTCTACACGGTGAACTTCTCCAACCACACCGGCTATGGCGCCTGGCGCGGCCCGCTCATCGCGCCCGACGATGTGCGCGAGGTCATCACGGGCATCGAGGAGCGCGGCGCCTTCCCGCAGATCGACGTGATCCTCTCCGGCTACCAGGGCTCGGAGGGCATCGCCGACGTGATCCTCGACGCCGTCGCCCGCATCAAGGCGGCGAACCCCGCAGCGATCTACGCCTGCGACCCCGTCATGGGCAACGCGAAGAGCGGCTGCTTCGTGGCCCCCGCGATCCCGGTGCTACTGCGCGAGCGGGTCGTCCCCGCCGCCGATCTGATCACGCCGAACCAGTTCGAGCTCGGCTACTTGACGGGCACCGAGCCCGACACACTCGAGTCGACCCTCGCCTCGGTCGACCTCGCCCGCGCCATGGGCCCGCGCACGGTGCTCGTGACGAGCGTCGAGCGCCCCGACCGCGAGGAGGGCACCCTCGAGATGCTCGCCGTCGACGATCAGGGCGCCTGGATCGTCACCACCCCGCAGCTGCCGATGAAGGCGAACGGCTCGGGCGACGTGACGGCCGCGCTGTTCACCGCGCACTACCGCCGCACGGGCGACGCGGCCGACGCGCTCGCGCGCACCGCCTCGAGCGTCTTCGACCTGCTCACGGCCACCCTCGAGTCGGGTGAGCGCGAGCTGCAGCTTGTCGAGTCGCAGGAGGCCTACGCGCACCCCCGCCTGCAGTTCGCCGTGCGGCAGGTGCGCTGA
- a CDS encoding HIT family protein, translating into MTQRDAEKPSLDGVEAEPASGFAAAPDGYARLWTPHRMAYIQSHHVQESDDECPFCRVPRETDEEALIVARGERAFVVLNLYPYNTGHLLVCPYRHVGLYDEATEAEAAEIAALTQTAMRVLRATMRCDGFNIGMNQGRLAGAGIAEHLHQHVVPRWSADANFMPIVAGTKAMPRLLGEVRAEIAAAWPR; encoded by the coding sequence ATGACGCAGCGGGATGCGGAGAAGCCGTCGCTCGACGGCGTCGAGGCCGAGCCGGCCTCGGGGTTCGCGGCCGCGCCCGACGGCTACGCGCGGCTCTGGACGCCGCACCGCATGGCGTACATCCAGTCGCACCACGTGCAGGAGAGCGACGACGAGTGCCCGTTCTGTCGCGTGCCGCGGGAGACCGATGAGGAGGCGCTGATCGTCGCGCGCGGCGAGCGCGCCTTCGTGGTGCTCAACCTGTACCCGTACAACACCGGGCACCTGCTGGTCTGCCCGTACCGGCACGTGGGGCTCTACGACGAGGCGACTGAGGCCGAGGCCGCCGAGATCGCGGCGCTGACGCAGACCGCCATGCGGGTGCTGCGGGCGACGATGCGGTGCGACGGCTTCAACATCGGCATGAACCAGGGTCGCCTGGCGGGTGCGGGCATCGCCGAGCACCTGCACCAGCACGTGGTGCCGCGCTGGAGCGCGGACGCGAACTTCATGCCGATCGTCGCGGGCACCAAGGCGATGCCCCGGCTGCTCGGCGAGGTGCGCGCGGAGATCGCGGCGGCCTGGCCGCGCTGA
- the zapE gene encoding cell division protein ZapE, translated as MTVGRLIDRQTGMTAAELVGHLMPPPQFATASLENYVPDPRFPSQAEAVEAMRTFSSETIAAPRGLFSRKPAPAVAKPGVYLDGGFGVGKTHLLAALWHRTRGRKYFGTFIEYTAIVGALGYREAVAHFRGASLIAIDEFELDDPGDTMVMSRLLGELVASGSRIAATSNTPPHALGEGRFAAQDFLREIHALADRFTTVRIDGEDYRKRDIEGHAVALDEAAFAARIAAESAQAPAGVTVDVFDDVLRHLATVHPSRYVGLIAGLEAVGLRDVRVLSNQTDALRLVALVDRLYDAQVRIHATGIPLDQIFPDEMLAGGYRKKYLRAVSRMIALTTS; from the coding sequence ATGACGGTCGGCCGTCTGATCGACCGCCAGACGGGCATGACCGCTGCCGAGCTCGTCGGCCACCTGATGCCCCCGCCCCAGTTCGCGACCGCGAGTCTCGAGAACTACGTTCCCGACCCCCGGTTCCCCTCGCAGGCCGAGGCTGTCGAGGCGATGCGGACGTTCTCGAGCGAGACCATCGCGGCACCGCGCGGCCTGTTCTCGCGCAAGCCGGCCCCGGCGGTCGCGAAGCCCGGTGTCTACCTGGATGGCGGCTTCGGCGTCGGCAAGACGCACCTGCTCGCCGCGCTGTGGCACCGCACGCGCGGCCGCAAGTACTTCGGCACTTTCATCGAGTACACGGCGATCGTCGGGGCGCTCGGCTACCGCGAGGCCGTCGCTCACTTCCGCGGGGCATCGCTGATCGCGATCGACGAGTTCGAGCTCGACGACCCGGGCGACACGATGGTGATGTCGCGGCTGCTCGGCGAGCTCGTCGCGAGCGGCTCGCGCATCGCGGCGACCTCGAACACGCCGCCGCACGCGCTGGGCGAGGGCCGTTTCGCCGCCCAGGACTTCCTCCGCGAGATCCACGCGCTCGCCGACCGCTTCACCACCGTCCGGATCGACGGCGAGGACTACCGCAAGCGCGACATCGAGGGGCACGCCGTCGCGCTCGACGAGGCCGCGTTCGCCGCGCGCATCGCGGCGGAGTCGGCGCAGGCGCCGGCGGGCGTGACGGTCGACGTCTTCGACGACGTGCTGCGGCACCTCGCGACCGTGCACCCGAGCCGCTACGTCGGGCTCATCGCGGGTCTGGAGGCGGTGGGCCTGCGCGATGTGCGCGTGCTGAGCAACCAGACCGACGCGCTGCGGTTGGTCGCCCTCGTCGATCGGCTGTACGACGCCCAGGTGCGGATCCATGCGACGGGCATCCCGCTCGACCAGATCTTCCCCGACGAGATGCTGGCGGGCGGCTACCGCAAGAAGTACTTACGGGCCGTCTCGCGGATGATCGCCCTCACCACCTCGTAG
- the thrS gene encoding threonine--tRNA ligase, whose translation MRVGGELRDLAHRLDPGETAEPVTIDSPDGLAILRHSTAHVLAQAVQSINPEAKLGIGPPVTDGFYYDFDVVTPFTTDDFSALSKAMDRIIRQGQRFVRRVVTEEEARAELAGEPYKLELIGLKGAAADGADGESVEVGGGELTIYDNVDGKTGEVYWKDLCRGPHLPNTRMIGNGWSLMRVAAAYWRGSEKNPQLQRIYGTAWPSKDALREHLARLEEAAKRDHRKLGVELDLFSFPDEIGSGLAVFHPKGGIVRAEIESYMRERLLANGYELVYSPHITKGALFETSGHLQWYEEGMFPAMHLDEERDADGQITKQGQDYYLKPMNCPFHNLIFRARGRSYRELPLRLAEFGTVYRYEKSGTLSGLTRVRGLTQDDAHIYVTPDQVRDEVARQLEFVLETLRGYGLDDFYLELSTRNPEKSVGSDELWEQATETLRQVAVDSGLELVPDPGGAAFYGPKISVQARDAIGRTWQLSTVQLDFNQPERFELEYTAPDGTRQQPIMIHRALLGSIERFFAILLEHYAGAFPAWLAPEQVVGIPVAEDYAEHLEHVIEQLRAAGVRAHVDRSDDRMQKKIRTHTTGKVPYLLIAGAEDVANGAVSFRFRDGTQVNGVPIEQAIQRITTAISTRSSEL comes from the coding sequence ATGCGGGTCGGCGGCGAGCTGCGCGACCTCGCCCACCGGCTGGACCCGGGCGAGACGGCCGAGCCGGTGACCATCGACTCGCCCGACGGCCTGGCGATCCTGCGGCACTCGACCGCGCACGTGCTGGCGCAGGCGGTGCAGTCGATCAACCCGGAGGCGAAGCTCGGCATCGGCCCGCCCGTCACGGACGGCTTCTACTACGACTTCGACGTCGTGACCCCGTTTACGACCGACGATTTCTCGGCCCTGAGCAAGGCGATGGATCGCATCATCCGTCAGGGCCAGCGCTTCGTGCGCCGTGTCGTCACGGAGGAGGAGGCGCGCGCCGAGCTCGCCGGCGAGCCCTACAAGCTCGAGCTCATCGGGCTCAAGGGCGCGGCGGCCGACGGTGCCGACGGCGAGAGCGTGGAGGTCGGCGGCGGCGAGCTGACGATCTACGACAATGTCGACGGCAAGACGGGCGAGGTCTACTGGAAGGACCTCTGCCGCGGCCCGCACCTGCCCAACACCCGGATGATCGGCAACGGCTGGTCGCTCATGCGGGTCGCCGCGGCCTACTGGCGGGGCAGCGAGAAGAACCCCCAGCTGCAGCGCATCTACGGCACCGCGTGGCCGTCGAAGGATGCCCTCCGTGAACACCTCGCCCGCCTCGAGGAGGCCGCCAAGCGCGACCACCGCAAGCTCGGGGTCGAGCTCGACCTGTTCAGCTTCCCCGATGAGATCGGATCAGGCCTCGCGGTGTTCCACCCCAAGGGCGGCATCGTGCGGGCGGAGATCGAGTCGTACATGCGCGAGCGGCTGCTCGCCAACGGCTACGAGCTCGTGTACTCGCCGCACATCACGAAGGGCGCCCTGTTCGAGACGAGCGGCCACCTCCAGTGGTACGAGGAGGGGATGTTCCCGGCGATGCACCTCGACGAGGAGCGCGACGCCGACGGGCAGATCACGAAGCAGGGCCAGGACTACTACCTGAAGCCCATGAACTGCCCCTTCCACAACCTGATCTTCCGTGCGCGCGGCCGCAGCTACCGCGAGCTGCCGCTGCGGCTCGCCGAGTTCGGCACCGTCTACCGCTACGAGAAGAGCGGCACCCTCTCGGGGCTCACTCGCGTCCGTGGCCTGACCCAGGACGACGCGCACATCTACGTCACCCCCGATCAGGTGCGCGACGAGGTGGCCCGCCAGCTCGAGTTCGTGCTCGAGACCCTGCGCGGATACGGCCTCGACGACTTCTACCTCGAGCTGTCGACCCGCAACCCCGAGAAGTCGGTCGGCAGCGACGAGCTGTGGGAGCAGGCGACCGAGACGCTGCGGCAGGTCGCCGTCGACTCCGGGCTCGAGCTCGTTCCCGACCCGGGCGGTGCCGCGTTCTACGGCCCGAAGATCTCGGTGCAGGCGCGCGACGCGATCGGCCGTACCTGGCAGCTGTCGACGGTGCAGCTCGACTTCAACCAGCCCGAGCGCTTCGAGCTCGAGTACACCGCCCCCGACGGCACGCGCCAGCAGCCGATCATGATCCACCGCGCGTTGCTCGGCTCGATCGAGCGCTTCTTCGCGATCCTGCTCGAGCACTACGCCGGCGCGTTCCCCGCCTGGCTCGCTCCCGAGCAGGTGGTGGGCATCCCGGTCGCCGAGGACTACGCCGAGCACCTCGAGCACGTGATCGAGCAGCTTCGGGCGGCGGGCGTGCGCGCCCATGTCGACCGCAGCGATGACCGCATGCAGAAGAAGATCCGCACGCATACGACCGGCAAGGTGCCCTACCTGCTGATCGCGGGCGCCGAGGACGTCGCGAACGGCGCGGTCAGCTTCCGGTTCCGCGACGGCACGCAGGTCAACGGCGTGCCGATCGAGCAGGCGATCCAGCGCATCACCACGGCGATCTCGACGCGGTCGAGCGAGCTGTAG
- a CDS encoding ammonium transporter: MDQGNTAFLLFSAALVLLMTPGLAFFYGGLVKAKSVISMMMLSFGAIGLIGVLWVLYGYAIAFATSDGVNAPFNIDLTNLGLDAVFQEASEPAGGYPLIAFAAFQATFAIITVALISGAIADRAKFGAWMLFAGLWATLVYFPVASWVFNFSLADDGSFADGGWITYGLQEAFGVGALDFAGGTAVHINAGAAALALALVLGKRVGFAKGAHVPHNPPFVLLGAGLLWFGWFGFNAGSELAADGVAAIAFLNTIAAPAAALLAWLVVEAIKDGKPTSVGAASGAVAGLVAITPACAFLTPLWSIVLGLLAGALCALAVDLKFKLGFDDSLDVVGIHLVGGLIGTLYLGFFANGTGLIFSGSFNQLIVQAIAAFVVMIYSFVVAYIIGYAIEKTIGFRVTVEDEIAGIDPIVHGEEGYVLDAAK, from the coding sequence ATGGATCAGGGCAATACCGCCTTCCTCCTGTTCTCGGCAGCGCTCGTGCTGCTGATGACACCCGGACTCGCGTTCTTCTACGGCGGCCTGGTGAAGGCCAAGAGCGTCATCAGCATGATGATGCTGAGCTTCGGCGCCATCGGCCTGATCGGTGTGCTCTGGGTGCTCTACGGCTACGCGATCGCCTTCGCCACCAGCGATGGCGTGAACGCGCCCTTCAACATCGACCTGACGAACCTCGGCCTTGACGCCGTGTTCCAGGAGGCCTCGGAGCCTGCTGGTGGATATCCACTGATCGCCTTTGCGGCGTTCCAGGCGACTTTCGCGATCATCACCGTCGCGCTCATCTCGGGTGCGATCGCTGACCGCGCGAAGTTCGGCGCATGGATGCTCTTCGCTGGTCTGTGGGCGACCCTCGTGTACTTCCCCGTCGCGAGCTGGGTCTTCAACTTCTCGCTCGCCGATGACGGCTCGTTCGCCGACGGCGGCTGGATCACTTACGGACTCCAGGAAGCGTTCGGCGTGGGTGCTCTCGACTTCGCCGGTGGTACGGCGGTGCACATCAACGCCGGTGCCGCCGCCCTCGCGCTCGCGCTCGTTCTCGGCAAGCGCGTCGGCTTCGCCAAGGGTGCGCACGTGCCGCACAACCCGCCGTTCGTGCTGCTCGGCGCCGGTCTGCTGTGGTTCGGCTGGTTCGGTTTCAACGCCGGCTCGGAGCTCGCGGCCGACGGCGTCGCCGCCATCGCATTCCTGAACACCATCGCCGCCCCGGCTGCCGCGCTGCTGGCGTGGCTCGTCGTCGAGGCGATCAAGGACGGCAAGCCGACCTCGGTGGGCGCGGCTTCGGGTGCGGTCGCCGGTCTCGTCGCGATCACACCGGCCTGCGCATTCCTCACCCCGCTCTGGTCGATCGTGCTCGGCCTGCTGGCCGGTGCTCTCTGCGCCCTTGCGGTCGACCTGAAGTTCAAGCTCGGCTTCGACGACTCGCTCGACGTCGTGGGCATCCACCTCGTCGGCGGCCTCATCGGAACCCTGTACCTGGGCTTCTTCGCGAACGGCACCGGCCTGATCTTCAGCGGCTCGTTCAACCAGCTCATCGTTCAGGCGATCGCGGCCTTCGTGGTCATGATCTACTCGTTCGTCGTCGCCTACATCATCGGCTACGCGATCGAGAAGACCATCGGGTTCCGCGTCACCGTGGAGGACGAGATCGCGGGCATCGACCCGATCGTCCACGGTGAAGAGGGCTACGTGCTCGACGCCGCCAAGTAA